A segment of the Xenopus tropicalis strain Nigerian chromosome 6, UCB_Xtro_10.0, whole genome shotgun sequence genome:
TACTGTATCTAGAATGCAGGCCACAAAGCAAGTTATAACTACAGTATTTTTTTCCTGAAAGGACACAAAGACAGTCAATGTGTTACCAAAAGTTACACAACTCCTTCCCCACTCcccaaacaagcaaaaaaaagcactgataatttaaaaaaaaaaaaaaagtatttctgaaGACTGAATGACTGTACATAACACTGAATTCAGGCATCGATTGAACCTCTTTATTATGATGACAGCATCCCTTTTATCTGAATCTATAAATACATCTCTATaacaaaaaatgaacaaaaagaacatgaaatCAAAATGACAGTgatttattatcttattaacatcTAGAATGCCTCCAAAATTGAATAGGTTCCATTTGCAGTTAAAACCCAAAGAGAAAACACACAGTTAAGGGAGTGTAGGGAAGCAGTGCGCCTACAATGAGATGTACACACAGTCCTGGTGAAACAATGAATTCCTATGTGATAGAATATGCATTATTAATTAGTAATGACTTTGCAGTATTTCTCTATACAATACAGACGTGGCTGCTACTTgaacagaaaaaaacccattatTCAAGCTCTAGACAAAAACACTACAATGAATAAAACATTGTATTCATCAGGATAGGTTTAAGTCGCAAGATGTCTATACTTTTAAGTCAGCAACAAGGCACAATGATTGTTTTTGTTAATCAGGCTAATGAGaaattggaattaaaaaaaaaagaataaaggccGTCTATTGACGCAactttaattaggcaaaattaAACTTCTATTCATATTCTGCTTGAAATCAGACTTTACAGATTTACATGTTCATGAAATGCACCGTCCATATCCAAAGCCAACAATGTCTTTGAAGTCCAAATAAGACAGTTGGGGTACTTGCAGTATATTGCACCTTGCACTGAAGCATACAGAAGGAAAACTCCTGGAGCCCATAGTCCTTCACTGCCATATTAGAGCAGCACTGCAATTCCCTGTCTTTCACATGCTGGCCTCGCGTATTCTAGTTAACACATCAAGCCAAAGTCATAACGCACAATGTAGGAATTTATTTCAGTTATCCTTTACTTGGCTGGTTTCTTAGCATTAACTTGTAATTTTTCAGATAATTTTTCAACAAGCACACCGTGGTCCATTCCAATGCTGGCTAGCAGCCCCCCTTTATTCAGTTCTGATCCTGTGTACAtaatttcttctcctttaagagtagtCATTTGACCTCCAAGTGCATTTAGGATTGCATTGCCAGCACAAATGTCCCACTTCTTAATGTAGGTGACGTGAATATACACATCAGCAGTTTCTTGCTTATCATCAGTCACATCCAGCAGTGAAAGAACCTTGTAACCTGGAACATAAACAGGAATTATATTATATTCTGAAGGGGGAAGAAAAGATAACTGCTGTCTGAAATAAAACACTGTGGGGAGTCCATGTATTTCTTTGTAGGCACACTAAAAATACTCCATTCTGATTCTGCCTTTGAGCAATGGCAACACTAGAGGTGGAGCTATAATATTTTTGTTGCATGTCTTTCCCTAACTTTTATAAATCTGTTAACAACTGCCTACAGATCTGAACCAGTGAACTTTTCTGTCTTTATCTCATAACCTTTTCTCTTCTAAACATCTCCTGTTTATCATGTTGAATATGCTCACAAAAACCAATAAGTATATTCTATATGGTCccatactagggggctgatttactaacccacgaacgggtcgaaatgagtccgattgcgttttttttggtaaagatcggtattttgcgattttttcgtattttttgcgattttttcggcgtctttacgaatttttcgttaccaatacgatttttgcgtaaaaacgcgagtttttcgtagccattacgaaagttgcgtaaaatcttgcgatttttcgtagcgttaaaacttgcgcaaaaagttgcgcttttttcatagcgttaaaacttccgcgaaacttcacaccttttaagttttaacgctacgaaaaaggcgcaacttttcgcgtaagttttaacgctacagaaaaatcgcaagattttacgcaactttcgtaatggctacgaaaaactcgcgtttttacgcaaaaatcgtattggtaacgaaaaattcgtaaagacgccgaaaaaatcgcaaaacatacgaaaaagtcgcaaaatgttcgttttcaagtcggaacttttccaattcgggtcggattcgtgggttagtaaatcagcccctaggtctagTATAAGTTCCCATACTGAGAAGCAGAGACATCGTAATGCTGGCCTGGCCTGGCCCGTTTGTCAAATTTTAAGTCAacgtggcccctgagccaaaaagcttgcccacccctggtctacagCGAGCACCCCAAACTGTGATCCTGTACAACAGCAAACTGTACCTGCTCCTCCTGCTGATATGATTTCTGTCTTGTTACCAAATGTTTGCCGGGTGACCTCTTTCACTTCTCCCGAATGAGAACGTGACACAATAAAAGTGGGAGTTTTCTCATTGTATGAATTTCGTTTCTTTATACTTGAACCTCCATCCAACATGGCCCATgctatcaagaaaaaaaaataaactcattAGTTCACTTGTAAAGCAAAACATCCATATGTCAGCAGCATGCTTTGTATGTATTGCCAAAACTGAAAAGAATTGGCCTCCTCCTAGCACATTTGTATTTATGtggaatgggatccattatccagaaaccagttatatAAAGAaatctcccagagactccattttaatcaaatccaATCCAATCAATCCaactgggtttcattaatgttcaAATGGTTTTTTAGTagttgaggtatggagatccaaattacagaaagttcccttatctcgagtccccaggtcccgagcactaAACTTGGCCTACAGAAAGTTTGGACAATTTCAACTATCTTGACATGTATTAAGCAGTTGAGGGTCCATTCATACTAATAACCCTGCAGCTCtactaaatagaaaatgattGGCCCTGAGAAGATTTCCATTGGTTAGCTGAAAGAAAGCAAAGAGAAGCTGCAGCTGAAAATAAAATGAGCAATATCGAAGGTTGCGTATGCCTCGAGACTGCAGACAAACCCAATGTGATTCTCACCTAAATGCTAAAAGACTACCCCTAACATTTTCCTAGACCTCTCTAATGAGCAATGATATCTTTGTCTAGCAGGAACTCATCATACATCAGTGGACACAgtaaaggaaaagcaaaaataaaaacacttaccAGTAAAACCTGTAAAAGGTTTATGGATTACGCCAATAACAGGTTTGCCATTTACAGCGACACATACCATGGTAGTCACATAGTTTACCAGattttctaaaaagaaaaatcataatACAGTATAATCAGTATTACAAGCAACCCAAATGATGTGTATTATCTAATTTCCTTAACTTATATGACCTTTCCTCCATAGTTCAGAATGGTGAGCAACTGTTAATACTCCCTCCCTTGGATTTTCTTTGAAAGTTTCAGATAGAATTATTCTTACAAAATGATCCGTAGCAGCAGGGCGATAGGGCGCCAGGCAGCCTACATTCCTGAACTGGAAGTCAGCATAGTAATGGAGGACCTAACCATTTTGCATTTGTTCTgaactaattttaaaaatgggcacaCAAAACAAaaccggaagaaggaagcgcttctAAGCGTAAATTTAAACTGCAGACACTGATAAAAAGCTTCAGTTCCGAAAGATCCTCCGGTGCAGTGCCTGTCGCCCAATCGCCCAAAGTTGCTACAGAGCATTATGTAAGTATAATTCTAGTTTAGAGGAGACCTGTCACCTTAATAATTATTCCAAATccctttttatcatgttagttgagcaaaataaactttatttacactacataaattatataaatcttgcaAATATATAAGTCTTgcaaatatacaatcacagcaagcagacagctgccattttttatacactgttaagctttgcatcatcccaaaatcttgtttatgctacACAGTCTGGCACctcatgcccatgcacaggatacataaatgcaatgatatctaggaagtgctgaatggaaagtgcaAGTAACTGATCCGTTTAATCATAACACGAGCATGCACAGAGTCTTTCCTTAATGACCACATTACTGGATCAAAGGGTTCTTTTAGCACATAAAAGTTTAAAAGGGTTGTATATtccctagggatgcaccgaatcccggattcggttcgggactCGGGCAGAATCCAGcatttttttttgatggattaggtttcggccaaatccacggtctcggccaaaccgaatcagaatcctaaGTAGCacaaattagcatttggaaagggttaaattttagggGGGAAAATTTTTCACCGAACGCGGCAACTTTTAGCCCTTCCCGATGCCATGCTTGAACGCTAGGGAAGCCTATATAtgctggtaattccagggttcccttatttATACCATAAAGTGACACCATTTCAGCACAACCACAGAGGAAATTGAATTACAATGGCACTTTAAGGGAGAAGCAAAGGTTAACTTCCTAGG
Coding sequences within it:
- the impad1 gene encoding inositol monophosphatase 3 (The RefSeq protein has 1 substitution compared to this genomic sequence), with the translated sequence MAPMGIRLSPLGIGVFCLLGLGVLYHVYSGFLTGKFSAFLLGDRAEDPGPGEDTVDLRELLAVSVRAAELGGLEVKKVRESNSLNEKAKGKTMEGADDKMTSGDVLSNKKMYHLIKNAFPALKVNTEEKVEADDEDAVSWDRNIPDDIKEQIKTKHVASESITMWIDPLDATQEYTENLVNYVTTMVCVAVNGKPVIGVIHKPFTGFTAWAMLDGGSSIKKRNSYNEKTPTFIVSRSHSGEVKEVTRQTFGNKTEIISAGGAGYKVLSLLDVTDDKQETADVYIHVTYIKKWDICAGNAILNALGGQMTTLKGEEIMYTGSELNKGGLLASIGMDHGVLVEKLAEKLQVNAKKPAK